Below is a genomic region from Streptomyces sp. RPA4-2.
TGCCGCCGTGACCGGATGTCCGGCCGCTACCGCGCGCCCAGCCGTCGCGATAGGCGGTCATTCGGTCCCGTACGAGTTCGGGGGTGCGGGTGTCCTCGCTCCTGGGACGGGGGACATGTGCCGGCTCCTCGGGGCGCTGTTCACGCAGTTGGGGTGCGAGGCTGGCCTGCCGTACGCGTCTGGGGAGGCCGTCGTCACCGTCGGAGGCTTCCGGAGGACGGTGCAGCCGCAAGGTGGTGACTCCAGGGGGCGGTGTTTCGGGTGAGGTCTTCCCGGGGGCTTCGACGGCGGCCTGCACGGGAGCCACGAGGACGGGCCGCTCGGCGGGCGCCTGGACGGCCTCCCTTTCGGGCGTGGCCGACACGCGCGCGTACTCGCGTTCCGCGGGCCCTTCGGTGTCCGCCTTGCGAGGGGCTCGTTCCGCCGGACCTGGCTGCAGCAGCGCCGTGGGAAGCAGGACGACCGCGGTGGTGCCTCCGTAGGGCGAGGTCCGCAGGTGCACCTTGATGTCATGCCGGGCGGCGAGCCTGCTGACCACGAAGAGACCGAGCCGGTCACTGTCGGACAGGTCGAGCGTCTCGGTCTCCTCGATCCGCCGATTGGCCTCGTCGAGCGTCTCCTTGCCCATCCCGAGCCCCCGGTCCTCGACCTCCAGCGCGTAGCCGTTGCCGACCGGCTCACCGGTGATACGGACATGGGTGTGCGGAGGTGAGAACTGCGCGGCGTTCTCGACGACTTCCGCCAGGAGGTGCGTGAGGTCCGCGACAGCGGCCCCGATGACGGACGTCTCCGGGAACTGCCGTACCTCCACGCGCGCGTAGTCCTCGACCTCGGACACGGCCGCACGGACCACGTTCGTCAGTGAGACCGGCATGCGCCAGGCCCGGCCGGGAGCCGAGCCCGAGAGAATGATCAGGTTCTCCGCGTGCCGCCGCATACGGGTGGTGAGGTGGTCGAGCCTGAAGAGGTCGCCCAGTTCGTCCGGATCCTCGGACCGGCGCTCCATGCTGTCCAGCAGGCTGAGTTGGCGATGCACCAGGACCTGGCTGCGCCGGGCGAGATTGACGAAGACTCCGGAGATTCCGCTCGCGAGTTCCGCGCGTTCGACCGCGGCGCGCAGGGCCGCCCGGTGGACGGTGGTCAGGGCCTCCGCGACCTGACCGGTCTCGTCCTCGGAGGGCGGTCCGGACGGGGCCTCGGCCCGCACGTCGATCTCCTCCCCCGCGCGCAGTTTGCGCATGGCGTCGGGGAGTTTGCGCCGGGCGATCTCGAGGGCCCTGTTGCGCAGGGCCACCAGTTCGACGACCAGGCCGCGGCCGATGCGTACGGAGATGACGAGTGACGCGGCGACGGCGGCGAGACCGAACACGACGGCGGCGCCGGCGGGCGTTCGCAGACCGCGGGTCAACGGGTAGTCCCGGCCCTCGGCACCTGGGCCCGCGTGGGCCTCGATCGTGCGCATGGCGTCACTCACCCGCGCGTGAGGCGCGTTCCAGTCGGCTTCCGGCGCGGCGGCCAGGGCGGTGGCGCCCGGCCGGGACGCGAGCGCGCTGTCCTCGACGGCACCCACGTCGGCGTACGCGCTCCCGTCCATGAGGTCGCGCCAGGACGCTTGTTCGGCCCCCCGCAGATCCGCGACGGACGCGTCGGTCAGCGCACGACGGGTGGCGACGGCTCCGGTGAACAGCCGCAGTCGTTCACCCTCCAGCGTGCCCGCGAGCCGCGCGCCGGCCAGCACCGTGTCCTCCTGCGCGAGCGCCTCCCTTGCCCGGGAGAACTCGATGAGCACGCGCGCCTCGGATCCGGGGCCCGGGTCCTGGACGCCGGTGAGCGCGCCGGTCACCGTGAAGGCGGCCGAAATGACCTTGGTGTACTGCTCGTAGACCTCGTTCCACCCCGTACGGCGCTCGCGTACGGCACTGCGCAGCGTTCGCAGGTCCTCCGCTGCGGTGACGAAGGAGTCGAGGCGGCCGGCCACCCCGGTAGGCAGGTCGGCGCCGTCGGCGACGGTGTTGCGGTCGCCGAGCCGAAGTTTCGCCACCGCGCGGTCGGTCCGTTCCGCGAACGTCCTGAGGTCGCTCTGCCGCTCGGACTCCGGATCGGTCGCGTAGCGGACGGTAGCCGTCCGCTCGGCCTGCAACGCGGTGACGGCGTTGTCGATCGGGACACGGATCATGGAGTCCACGCGTTGCAGTTGCCGCAGTCGCGCGACGTCCTGAGCCGTGGTCACCGTGGCATACGCCCACAGCGCGAACAGGGAGACGACCGGCACCATCAGCAGGCAGATGATCTTGGCCCGCACGGTGCGGGGGCGCGGGTTCCAACGACCCGCGCGACGCGGGATCGCCCCGGGACGCGGGCTCCCGACGGGTCCCGTCCCGTCGGCGTCCTCGTCGAGGCCGCCGTGCTCCTCGGCGGGCGGGCCGGCGTGGGCACGACGGCCGCGCGCCGGAGCCTGGGACGGCGACTCGGCGCCGGGTGCGGGGGTTGTACGGGGTGTACGCATGGCCTCCTCACTCAATGAATCGGGGGCGTTCCCGGCGGGTCGGTACCGAGCCGCGGCTAGCGGGCGGCGCTCTCGACCGGCCGCTGGGCCGCCGCGGACGCCTCACGCTCGCGGGCCGTGGGTGACAGTGCGACGAACGCCGAGGTCAGGAAGAGATAGGACCCGAGGCCGACGGCGAGGGGGAAGACGAACTGCATCACCGTGGCCCCGGGAAGAGCCTCACCGGAAGGGCTGACGCGGACGCTCACCGCCAGCATTCCGGTGTAGTGCATGCTGCTCACGGCGCCTCCCATGACGAGTGAGGCCCCGACGACCGCGAGGGGTGACTTGATGTTGAGCCCCGCCCACAGGGCCGCGGTCGCCGCCACCACGGCGATCACCACCGAGAGTCCGACGAGCATCGGGTCGTAGCGCACGGAGCCGTGCAGTCGCAGCGCGGCCATGCCGAGGTAGTGCATGCTCGCGACCCCGAGCCCCGTGGTGAGTCCGCCGAGGGCGAGCGCGCGTCCCCGGTCACGGCCGTACCCGACCGCGAAGACGCCCGCGCCCACGACGACCAGGGCCACGAGCAGACTCAGGATCGTCAACGGGACGTCGTAGCGGATCTCCGTGCCACTGACGCCGAACCCGAGCATCGCCACGAAGTGCATCGTCCAGATGCCGGTGGCGATCGCCGAGGCCGCCGCGAGGAGCCAGTTGCGGCGCGCGCGTCCGGTGGCGGCGAGCGCGCGGACGGTGCAGCGCAGCCCGAGAGCAGCGCCGGTACAGGCCATCGCGTACGACAGCACGGGGGTCAGCCAGCCGAAGGTGGCGTGGTCCAGGTGTCCCATGGCCCACGGACGCTAGCCCGGCCAGGGGCGCACGAAGGGGGCGCATTTCGAAAGGTGTTGCAATATGACACAGAAAGGCAGCCGAGCGATCGCGTCACGTTCGAACGTGTGCGCAGCGTCGCCCTTCGTGTCGGTGCGGGATCATGCGGAACATGAACGACGACCACACACACGTCCGGGAGTTCTTCTCACCGCGCGCCGCCGACTGGGACGCCAGATTTCCCGACGACGGGCCCGCCTACGCGGCGGCGGCGGCCGAACTCGGCCTGCGCGAGGGTGACCGGGTACTCGACGCGGGCTGCGGCACCGGGCGCGCCCTGCCGCCGCTACGAGCGGCCGTGGGGCCGTCCGGAGTGGTCATCGGGGCCGATCTGACCCCGGCGATGCTGGCGGCCGCCGTACGGGCCGGGCGGGACCGCGAGGGGCAACTGCTGCTCGCCGATGCCGCCACGCTGCCGCTGCGCACCGGGTCGCTCGACGCCGTGTTCGGCGCGGGCCTCATCGCCCATCTGCCGAACCCTCGGGCGGCTCTGCGGGAGTTGGCGCGCGTGGTGCGTCCCGGTGGCACGCTGGCCCTGTTCCATCCCATCGGGCGGGCGGCGCTCGCGGCCCGCCAGGGTCGCCGGATCACGCCGGACGATCTGCGAGCGGAGGCGAATCTGCGTCCTCTGCTGGCGGGTTCCGGATGGGTCATGACGTCGTACGCCGACGAGGACGAGCGCTTCCTGGCGCTTGCCGTACACCGGAGCTGAGACCTCACACCGTTGCGGCGATCTCGGCCACGAAGGCGTCGGGGTTGTCGAACATGATGTTGTGCCCCGCCCGGGGGACGCTCACCACGCGCACACCGGCGGCCTCCAGCCCTTTTCTGTCGTCCAGTTCGCCACTCAGTTCCCCTTGGAGGTAGACACGGGCCACCGGCGACCGCTCCAACAGGTGGCGCATGGTGGGCGTGGTGCCGCGCGCGAGCCCGGTCGCGGTCCGGTGGAGGGCGAGCGGGTCGGCGAGTCGCATGGTGGCGGCCCATGCGGGGCCGACCTTGTCGAGCACGCGCGCGTGGCCGCCGTTTTCGACGTACTCCCGCTCCGAGTAGGAGGCGATCCCGCTGCCGCCCGCCTCGCCCGGGGGGTACGGGTCGAGATTCGCTTCCACGAGGACGAGCCTGGACACGAGGTCGGGCCGGCGGTCCGCGAGCACGATGGCCACGGCGCCGCCCATGCTGTGGGCGACGAGTTCCGCCGCCGTGACACGGGCCTCGTCCAGAGCGGCGGCCAATGCGTCGGCGTGATCCTCCAGGGTGTAACCGAAGTCCACGGGCCGGTCACTGATGCCATGCCCCGGCAGATCGACGAACAGGGAGCGACGTCCTGCCAGTTCGGGCCGGGCGGCGATGTGGGCGTTGTAGACCGCCGAGGCCGATCCCAGGCCGTGCACATACACCCGGGCCGGCTCCGCGCCTGCGGCTTCCGTCCAGCGGATCCGACTTCCCCTGCCGTCGAACTCTGCCTGCTTCATCGCTTCTCCTCCTGGAGTCGCTTCGTCGTTCTCGACGTTCTCGACATCCCGTAGAGAATACATCGTCTCCGATGTATTACGAGTGCGATGCATCAAGTGCTCGATGACGATGGAGCGGGGATGGTGGAGCGGATCTACTGACGAGCCGGTGCACGGCGCCCGTGCGACACAATGCGACACATGCTGGAACTGGCCATCCTCGGCTTTCTGTACGACTCCCCCCTGCACGGCTACGAACTCCGCAAGCGCATCACCGCGCTGACCGGGCACGTGAAACCCGTCGCCGAGAGCACGCTGTATCCCGCGATCAAGCGGCTGGAGAAGGCGGGCATGCTGGCGCGGACGACGGAGCCGGGCGCCGTGGCCGCCCCCCGCCATGTCCTGACACTCACCGAGGACGGCAAACGCACACTGCGCCGCCGACTCGCGGAACCCGCGCGGAGCGACATCACCGACGAGAACCGCTGGTTCACGGTGCTCGCCTTCCTGAGGCACCTCGATGACCCTGCGGCCCAGGCCTCGGTGCTGCGCCGCAGGCTCACCTTCCTGGAAGAGCCGGCGAGCTTCTTCTACGAAGGCGACCGGCCACTGCGTGCCGAGGAACTGGACGACCCCTTCAGGCGCGGCGTCCTCACCATCGCGCGGGCCACGAGTGTGGCCGAACTGTCCTGGCTGCGGGCCACGATCGCCTCACTCGACGCGAGTGACGGGTGAGGCGGGACAGCCGCGCACACCTGGCACCGGGCATGTCCCCAGTTCGGCGACGCGGTAGCCGTTCGGGTAACCCTTGATCTCCCGGTTCTGCCGTGCGTAGTGCGGGGCCCGACGGGGCGGCAGCAGCCGGACCAGACGGCCGCGCGCCCGTACCGCACGGCGCACCAGCACGCGGGTGGCGGCACCCGGTGGCTCGTACCGGAACGCCCGCAACAGCGGTTCGTCGAGCAGCGCGAGCGTCGAGGCACGCAGCAGGGGCGCCAGCGGGCGCGGGTACCAGGAGGCCATCAGGTCGAGGGTCGCGTCGGAGACGCGACGCCCACCCTCGTCCCACCCGAAATGAGCCTCTTCATAGGCGTCGAGGCATGCCTCGAACTCCTCGTACGTCTCCGGGATGTCCTCGATGCCCATGTGCCGTCCCAGAGTGCCGTAGTGGACGGCGGACGCGACGATCTCGTGCCGGGACATCCTGCGCCACCCGTAGGCGTCGATCCACCGTTTGGGCACGACCACGAAGGTGCAGAGCACGTACCGCATGTCCGCG
It encodes:
- a CDS encoding oxygenase MpaB family protein, giving the protein MKRYERLERIRRMDPREEASEIYRLSSVYEFPWDLARALELALYRTYAVPGIGRLLAETAELTDRTQKRYDDTALLLDTVVEHGFNSEEGRTAIRRINQMHRSYDIGNADMRYVLCTFVVVPKRWIDAYGWRRMSRHEIVASAVHYGTLGRHMGIEDIPETYEEFEACLDAYEEAHFGWDEGGRRVSDATLDLMASWYPRPLAPLLRASTLALLDEPLLRAFRYEPPGAATRVLVRRAVRARGRLVRLLPPRRAPHYARQNREIKGYPNGYRVAELGTCPVPGVRGCPASPVTRVE
- a CDS encoding nitrate- and nitrite sensing domain-containing protein translates to MRTPRTTPAPGAESPSQAPARGRRAHAGPPAEEHGGLDEDADGTGPVGSPRPGAIPRRAGRWNPRPRTVRAKIICLLMVPVVSLFALWAYATVTTAQDVARLRQLQRVDSMIRVPIDNAVTALQAERTATVRYATDPESERQSDLRTFAERTDRAVAKLRLGDRNTVADGADLPTGVAGRLDSFVTAAEDLRTLRSAVRERRTGWNEVYEQYTKVISAAFTVTGALTGVQDPGPGSEARVLIEFSRAREALAQEDTVLAGARLAGTLEGERLRLFTGAVATRRALTDASVADLRGAEQASWRDLMDGSAYADVGAVEDSALASRPGATALAAAPEADWNAPHARVSDAMRTIEAHAGPGAEGRDYPLTRGLRTPAGAAVVFGLAAVAASLVISVRIGRGLVVELVALRNRALEIARRKLPDAMRKLRAGEEIDVRAEAPSGPPSEDETGQVAEALTTVHRAALRAAVERAELASGISGVFVNLARRSQVLVHRQLSLLDSMERRSEDPDELGDLFRLDHLTTRMRRHAENLIILSGSAPGRAWRMPVSLTNVVRAAVSEVEDYARVEVRQFPETSVIGAAVADLTHLLAEVVENAAQFSPPHTHVRITGEPVGNGYALEVEDRGLGMGKETLDEANRRIEETETLDLSDSDRLGLFVVSRLAARHDIKVHLRTSPYGGTTAVVLLPTALLQPGPAERAPRKADTEGPAEREYARVSATPEREAVQAPAERPVLVAPVQAAVEAPGKTSPETPPPGVTTLRLHRPPEASDGDDGLPRRVRQASLAPQLREQRPEEPAHVPRPRSEDTRTPELVRDRMTAYRDGWARGSGRTSGHGGTSAPDAGGDSGEGDPA
- a CDS encoding MHYT domain-containing protein: MGHLDHATFGWLTPVLSYAMACTGAALGLRCTVRALAATGRARRNWLLAAASAIATGIWTMHFVAMLGFGVSGTEIRYDVPLTILSLLVALVVVGAGVFAVGYGRDRGRALALGGLTTGLGVASMHYLGMAALRLHGSVRYDPMLVGLSVVIAVVAATAALWAGLNIKSPLAVVGASLVMGGAVSSMHYTGMLAVSVRVSPSGEALPGATVMQFVFPLAVGLGSYLFLTSAFVALSPTAREREASAAAQRPVESAAR
- a CDS encoding class I SAM-dependent methyltransferase — its product is MNDDHTHVREFFSPRAADWDARFPDDGPAYAAAAAELGLREGDRVLDAGCGTGRALPPLRAAVGPSGVVIGADLTPAMLAAAVRAGRDREGQLLLADAATLPLRTGSLDAVFGAGLIAHLPNPRAALRELARVVRPGGTLALFHPIGRAALAARQGRRITPDDLRAEANLRPLLAGSGWVMTSYADEDERFLALAVHRS
- a CDS encoding PadR family transcriptional regulator; the encoded protein is MLELAILGFLYDSPLHGYELRKRITALTGHVKPVAESTLYPAIKRLEKAGMLARTTEPGAVAAPRHVLTLTEDGKRTLRRRLAEPARSDITDENRWFTVLAFLRHLDDPAAQASVLRRRLTFLEEPASFFYEGDRPLRAEELDDPFRRGVLTIARATSVAELSWLRATIASLDASDG
- a CDS encoding alpha/beta fold hydrolase, with product MKQAEFDGRGSRIRWTEAAGAEPARVYVHGLGSASAVYNAHIAARPELAGRRSLFVDLPGHGISDRPVDFGYTLEDHADALAAALDEARVTAAELVAHSMGGAVAIVLADRRPDLVSRLVLVEANLDPYPPGEAGGSGIASYSEREYVENGGHARVLDKVGPAWAATMRLADPLALHRTATGLARGTTPTMRHLLERSPVARVYLQGELSGELDDRKGLEAAGVRVVSVPRAGHNIMFDNPDAFVAEIAATV